One Nerophis lumbriciformis linkage group LG21, RoL_Nlum_v2.1, whole genome shotgun sequence DNA segment encodes these proteins:
- the rpa3 gene encoding replication protein A 14 kDa subunit translates to MSTLLDLPKPRINCSMLSNYINKPVCVAGRVEKVHQSGKSFTLADGEGQTTTVELNDPLEEELCGIVEVLGMVSNKGAVMATTFKMLRDEKGLIPFDLEVYNEAVKMIHDFPQFYPFQVATNG, encoded by the exons ATGTCGACACTACTGGACCTCCCAAAGCCTCGAATTAACTGCTCTATGTTGTCCAACTATATCAACAAACCGGTGTGCGTCGCCGGGCGTGTTGAAAAG GTGCACCAAAGTGGAAAAAGCTTCACTCTTGCTGACGGAGAAGGACAAACTACTACAGTTGAGCTAAATGACCCC CTTGAAGAAGAGCTGTGTGGAATTGTGGAGGTTCTTGGAATGGTGTCCAACAAGGGAGCTGTGATGGCCACCACCTTCAAAATGCTGCGAGATGAAAAGGGGCTTATTCCTTTTG ACTTGGAAGTGTACAATGAAGCTGTGAAGATGATCCATGACTTCCCTCAGTTTTATCCTTTTCAAGTGGCTACAAATGGATAA
- the umad1 gene encoding UBAP1-MVB12-associated (UMA)-domain containing protein 1: protein MLSFLGLRKDSKKQTEKEADGGFVIIGETVEEQRRKMQSMKITQPSTNVIVLPPKSCPDHVSTSSAPLTSVSSVVEAASPVPDLLGDVPFTLSPGVQAMQTALSYIPDVLLSKDMNSKLAYFHYDFTLEKAVLQNA, encoded by the exons ATGTTGTCTTTCTTGGGTTTGCGTAAAGACTCAAAGAAGCAAACGGAGAAGGAAGCTGATGGCGGCTTTGTTATCATTG GAGAAACCGTGGAAGAGCAGAGGAGGAAGATGCAGTCAATGAAAATCACACAACCTTCCACAAATGTCATCGTCCTGCCACCAAAG TCGTGTCCAGATCACGTTTCTACGTCCAGCGCCCCCCTGACGTCTGTGTCGTCGGTCGTGGAGGCCGCCTCACCTGTACCGGACCTCCTTGGAGACGTCCCCTTCACTTTGTCCCCGGGAGTCCAGGCCATGCAGACGGCATTGTCTTACATTCCCGATGTGCTGCTGTCCAAAGACATGAACTCCAAACTGGCATATTTCCATTATGACTTCACTTTAGAAAAGGCAGTTCTTCAAAATGCATAA